One Streptomyces mobaraensis NBRC 13819 = DSM 40847 DNA segment encodes these proteins:
- a CDS encoding VWA domain-containing protein, with the protein MIITRRLAAGACALLAALAGGVVPAQAADGPSKDSPKVELVLDVSGSMRARDIDGQSRMAAAQQAFNEVIDATPESVRLGIRTLGSRYPGDDKAVGCKDSTQEYPVGRLDRTEAKARVATLRPTGWTPIGYALRGADQDLGEDGGTRRIVLITDGEDSCGQPDPCDVARELAAKGTHLTIDTLGLAHDDKTREQLTCIAEATGGTYTTVRHTKELSGRIKQLVRRSETPVDDTPKPTKGADACSAAPEIGAGVWTDRETFGEHRWYKVKVKPGQELRAAASVGADRPVDRDYGILVRAVGDGGQELVRGSDAGNGRTDVMSSGLRYPVSKGKKDSKGDADARTVCLEVSHSFSAPASVKRDPGLPVELAVDLVKSPDKPSDLAAFGLGRGWVLLAVLVVTGLVAGLLWGWLARWRVAIWRAN; encoded by the coding sequence ATGATCATCACAAGACGGCTGGCGGCGGGCGCCTGCGCTCTGCTCGCCGCACTGGCCGGAGGTGTCGTGCCGGCGCAGGCCGCCGACGGGCCCTCCAAGGATTCCCCGAAGGTCGAGCTCGTACTCGACGTCAGCGGTTCGATGCGGGCCCGCGACATCGACGGCCAGTCCCGCATGGCCGCCGCCCAGCAGGCGTTCAACGAGGTCATCGACGCCACCCCGGAGAGCGTGCGGCTCGGCATCCGTACGCTCGGCTCCCGCTACCCCGGGGACGACAAGGCGGTCGGCTGCAAGGACAGCACGCAGGAGTACCCCGTCGGCCGCCTCGACCGGACCGAGGCCAAGGCACGCGTCGCCACCCTGCGCCCCACCGGCTGGACGCCCATCGGCTACGCCCTGCGCGGCGCCGACCAGGACCTCGGCGAGGACGGCGGCACCCGCCGCATCGTCCTCATCACCGACGGCGAGGACTCCTGCGGCCAGCCCGACCCGTGCGACGTGGCGCGCGAACTCGCCGCCAAGGGCACGCACTTGACCATCGACACGCTCGGCCTGGCGCACGACGACAAGACCCGCGAGCAGCTCACCTGCATCGCCGAGGCCACCGGCGGCACGTACACCACCGTGCGGCACACCAAGGAGCTGTCGGGCCGCATCAAGCAGCTCGTCCGCCGCTCCGAGACGCCCGTCGACGACACGCCCAAGCCCACCAAGGGCGCGGACGCCTGCTCCGCGGCGCCCGAGATCGGCGCCGGTGTGTGGACCGACCGCGAGACCTTCGGCGAGCACCGCTGGTACAAGGTCAAGGTCAAGCCCGGCCAGGAGCTGCGCGCCGCCGCGAGCGTCGGCGCCGACCGGCCCGTGGACCGCGACTACGGCATCCTCGTCAGAGCCGTCGGCGACGGCGGCCAGGAGCTCGTCCGCGGCTCCGACGCCGGCAACGGGCGCACCGACGTGATGTCCTCCGGCCTGCGCTACCCGGTGAGCAAGGGCAAGAAGGACTCCAAGGGCGACGCCGACGCGCGCACGGTCTGCCTGGAGGTCTCGCACTCCTTCTCCGCGCCGGCCTCCGTCAAGCGCGACCCCGGCCTGCCCGTCGAACTGGCCGTCGACCTGGTGAAGTCCCCGGACAAGCCCTCCGACCTGGCCGCGTTCGGCCTCGGCCGGGGCTGGGTGCTGCTCGCCGTCCTCGTCGTCACCGGCCTGGTCGCCGGTCTGCTGTGGGGCTGGCTGGCCCGCTGGCGCGTCGCGATCTGGAGGGCCAACTGA
- a CDS encoding trypsin-like peptidase domain-containing protein gives MRRPLAATALAALLLGLTALSPGGRAAADPGQRALAAAADAYWTADRMAAALPAEAARRAAAAAPGTPGAPDARKAPVPPSHPFDGLPQVGTFFWTDGQGQGRFCGGTVVRSPYHNLVVSAAHCLRRPDPKRRLSFVPQYHDGLKPHGVFPVEAIYIDQRYYDLGTDGGARWDYTVVRLGDRADGTPVERVTGGFDLAFHPGYRHSDVRLIGYPGNSDAKYPKPLDCRSTTRRYTSTDPKAPGDFLEIPCAGYVGGTSGGPFLIRGAAGGYTLIGVIGGYHTGGDTPDISYSSYFTEDLLDLYVDAVHGEPPAG, from the coding sequence ATGCGCAGACCCCTCGCCGCAACCGCTCTCGCAGCCCTCCTCCTCGGCCTCACGGCCCTCTCCCCCGGCGGCCGCGCCGCCGCCGACCCCGGACAACGCGCCCTGGCCGCCGCGGCCGACGCCTACTGGACCGCCGACCGGATGGCCGCCGCCCTCCCCGCCGAGGCCGCGCGCCGCGCGGCGGCGGCCGCTCCCGGCACCCCCGGGGCCCCCGACGCCCGCAAGGCGCCCGTCCCCCCGAGCCACCCCTTCGACGGACTGCCCCAGGTGGGCACCTTCTTCTGGACCGACGGCCAGGGCCAGGGCCGGTTCTGCGGCGGGACGGTGGTCCGCAGCCCGTACCACAACCTGGTGGTGAGCGCGGCGCACTGCCTGCGCCGCCCCGATCCCAAGCGCCGGCTGTCGTTCGTCCCCCAGTACCACGACGGGCTGAAACCGCACGGCGTCTTCCCGGTCGAGGCGATCTACATCGACCAGCGCTACTACGACCTGGGCACCGACGGCGGCGCCCGCTGGGACTACACCGTCGTCCGGCTCGGCGACCGCGCGGACGGCACCCCGGTCGAGCGCGTGACCGGCGGCTTCGACCTCGCCTTCCACCCCGGCTACCGGCACTCCGACGTCCGGCTGATCGGCTACCCGGGCAACAGCGACGCCAAGTACCCCAAGCCCCTCGACTGCCGCTCCACCACCCGCCGTTACACCAGTACGGACCCCAAGGCCCCCGGCGACTTCCTGGAGATCCCCTGCGCCGGATACGTCGGCGGCACTTCGGGCGGCCCGTTCCTGATCCGCGGCGCGGCGGGCGGGTACACGCTGATCGGCGTGATCGGCGGCTACCACACGGGCGGTGACACTCCGGACATCTCGTACAGCTCCTACTTCACCGAGGACCTGCTGGACCTGTACGTCGACGCGGTGCACGGCGAGCCGCCGGCGGGCTGA
- a CDS encoding helix-turn-helix domain-containing protein, with amino-acid sequence MAVRGDRAAGDTGSPLAGRLNYLFANMHPPGAPYTNAHVAEEISRGTEEYGGVTLTEQYLSMLRNGKRANPSPDVLRALAKFFAVPVGYLMGDLSAPQTARVEEEVRFLVAMRDQRVRAIALRSVGLPPEVQDSLTTIISQFRQQMNLPSDPPGAGGEERP; translated from the coding sequence ATGGCGGTCAGGGGGGACAGAGCGGCGGGAGACACGGGCAGCCCACTGGCGGGGCGGCTCAACTACCTGTTCGCCAACATGCACCCGCCGGGTGCGCCGTACACCAACGCCCATGTCGCGGAGGAGATCAGCCGCGGCACGGAGGAGTACGGCGGGGTCACGCTCACCGAGCAGTACCTGTCGATGCTGCGCAACGGCAAGCGAGCCAACCCCAGCCCGGACGTGCTGCGGGCGCTGGCGAAGTTCTTCGCTGTGCCGGTCGGCTACCTGATGGGCGACCTGTCGGCGCCGCAGACCGCCAGGGTGGAGGAGGAGGTCCGCTTCCTCGTCGCGATGCGGGACCAGCGGGTACGGGCCATCGCCCTGCGCTCGGTGGGCCTGCCGCCCGAGGTCCAGGACAGCCTGACCACCATCATCTCCCAGTTCCGGCAGCAGATGAACCTGCCGTCGGACCCGCCGGGGGCGGGGGGTGAGGAGCGCCCGTGA
- a CDS encoding MAB_1171c family putative transporter codes for MFDALYLTFSAVTWVIVAYKARAWFRDRGNTDLGLTALMTAGVPVVFLFSAPSVYRAFDRLTGVANLAMVFLYSAVVLFASGATVLLLRWTSRGDAAAHARAVARSRFAVAAVAAAWTAAIVCFAVGRPDAVEHPRDFSTAYADAPGVVAFLALYLAIFGTSLAGLGVLCPRYAATLGPSWLSKGLRTLAAGCWLGLLYCACKLAGFVLTWAGRDVYWLSNGVAPMSASVAALLVLLGFSLPAVGPRATAWRRLRRLHPLWEEVTAHVPEVTIGTSRWASRWPLADLEWRANRQMAEIRDIQRGVRRHVEPAALEIAHRRADAAALDERRLAAVVEAAAFRRGLANQATGHVPVPHADSVVVTVSSDPAAEHEHLALVADVFHDQLVDAVLKELRETSAERRPS; via the coding sequence GTGTTTGACGCCCTCTACCTCACCTTCTCCGCCGTCACCTGGGTCATCGTCGCTTACAAGGCCCGCGCCTGGTTCCGCGACCGCGGCAACACCGACCTGGGCCTGACCGCGCTGATGACCGCCGGCGTGCCCGTCGTCTTCCTGTTCTCCGCGCCGAGCGTCTACCGCGCCTTCGACCGGCTCACCGGCGTCGCCAACCTGGCCATGGTCTTCCTCTACTCGGCCGTCGTGCTGTTCGCCTCCGGCGCCACCGTGCTGCTGCTCCGCTGGACCAGCCGCGGGGACGCCGCGGCGCACGCCCGCGCGGTGGCCCGGTCCCGGTTCGCGGTGGCCGCCGTGGCGGCGGCCTGGACGGCGGCGATCGTCTGCTTCGCCGTCGGCCGCCCGGACGCCGTCGAGCACCCCCGCGACTTCAGCACCGCCTACGCCGACGCCCCCGGCGTGGTCGCCTTCCTGGCGCTCTACCTCGCCATCTTCGGGACCAGCCTGGCCGGACTCGGCGTGCTGTGCCCCCGCTACGCCGCCACCCTCGGCCCGTCCTGGCTCTCCAAGGGGCTGCGGACGCTCGCCGCGGGCTGCTGGCTGGGGCTGCTCTACTGCGCCTGCAAGCTCGCCGGGTTCGTCCTCACCTGGGCCGGCCGCGACGTGTACTGGCTGTCCAACGGCGTGGCCCCGATGAGCGCCTCGGTGGCGGCCCTGCTGGTCCTCCTCGGCTTCTCGCTGCCCGCCGTCGGCCCCCGCGCCACCGCCTGGCGCCGGCTGCGCCGCCTCCACCCGCTCTGGGAGGAGGTCACGGCGCACGTCCCCGAGGTGACCATCGGCACCTCCCGCTGGGCGTCCCGGTGGCCGCTGGCCGACCTGGAGTGGCGGGCCAACCGGCAGATGGCCGAGATCCGCGACATCCAGCGCGGCGTCCGCCGCCACGTCGAGCCCGCCGCCCTGGAGATCGCCCACCGCAGGGCGGACGCCGCCGCGCTGGACGAGCGCCGGCTCGCCGCCGTGGTGGAGGCCGCGGCCTTCCGCCGGGGCCTGGCCAACCAGGCGACCGGCCACGTCCCGGTCCCGCACGCGGACAGCGTGGTGGTGACCGTCAGTTCCGACCCGGCGGCCGAGCACGAGCACCTGGCGCTCGTCGCCGACGTCTTCCACGACCAGCTGGTCGACGCCGTGCTCAAGGAGTTACGGGAGACCAGTGCGGAGCGCCGTCCCTCCTGA
- a CDS encoding cytochrome P450 family protein, whose product MRPIDLRPLIADPHGTLAALREAGPVHRVQGADGNPAWLVTRYEDVRRALADPRLSLDKRNAKPGNYAGLSLPPALDANLLNMDPPDHTRVRRLVVKAFTPGRVEKLREPVRRLADGLLDGVEPAGAADLLAAYAGPLPIMVMCDLLGIPQERRLDFRAWTDALITPDPARPEAAREAVGNMIRFFTGLIAAKRAEPADDLLSDLIAVRDAGDRLSEDELTSLAFLLLFAGYENTVHLIANSVLALLDHPEELRALRKNPDGLAAAVEELNRWDGPGPLAIRRFPLEDVEIGGVTVPAGETVLLSLASANRDPARFPDPDRLDLHRNNSGSLALGHGIHYCLGAALGRMETETALAALLDRFEKLELAVPREELKWRPSIRARGLISLPVRWSATSRTRF is encoded by the coding sequence ATGCGACCCATCGACCTACGCCCCCTCATCGCCGACCCGCACGGCACCCTCGCCGCCCTCCGGGAAGCCGGCCCGGTCCACCGCGTCCAGGGCGCGGACGGCAACCCCGCCTGGCTGGTGACCCGTTACGAGGACGTGCGCCGGGCGCTCGCCGATCCGCGGCTCTCCCTCGACAAGCGCAACGCCAAGCCCGGCAACTACGCCGGCCTCTCCCTGCCCCCGGCCCTCGACGCCAACCTGCTCAACATGGACCCCCCGGACCACACCCGCGTCCGCCGACTGGTGGTCAAGGCGTTCACCCCCGGCCGGGTGGAGAAGCTGCGGGAGCCGGTGCGCCGCCTCGCCGACGGGCTGCTCGACGGCGTCGAACCGGCGGGCGCCGCCGATCTGCTGGCCGCCTACGCCGGACCGCTGCCCATCATGGTCATGTGCGACCTGCTGGGCATTCCGCAGGAGCGGCGGCTGGACTTCCGGGCCTGGACGGACGCCCTGATCACCCCCGACCCGGCCCGGCCGGAGGCGGCCCGCGAGGCGGTGGGGAACATGATCCGCTTCTTCACCGGCCTGATCGCCGCCAAGCGCGCCGAGCCCGCGGACGACCTGCTGTCCGACCTGATCGCCGTCCGGGACGCCGGCGACCGGCTCTCCGAGGACGAACTGACGTCACTCGCCTTCCTCCTGCTGTTCGCCGGCTACGAGAACACCGTCCACCTGATCGCCAACTCCGTGCTGGCGCTCCTCGACCACCCCGAGGAGCTCCGCGCCCTGCGAAAGAATCCGGACGGACTCGCGGCGGCCGTGGAGGAGCTGAACCGCTGGGACGGCCCCGGTCCGCTGGCCATCCGCCGCTTCCCGCTGGAGGACGTCGAGATCGGCGGCGTCACCGTCCCGGCCGGCGAGACCGTCCTCCTCTCGCTGGCCTCCGCCAACCGCGACCCCGCCCGCTTCCCCGACCCCGACCGCCTTGACCTGCACCGCAACAACTCCGGGTCGCTGGCGCTGGGCCACGGCATCCACTACTGCCTGGGCGCCGCGCTGGGCCGGATGGAGACCGAGACCGCGCTGGCGGCCCTGCTCGACCGCTTCGAAAAACTGGAACTCGCCGTTCCGAGAGAGGAACTGAAGTGGCGTCCGTCCATCCGCGCGCGTGGCTTGATTTCGCTCCCCGTGCGCTGGTCGGCGACAAGCCGAACACGTTTTTGA
- a CDS encoding YIP1 family protein, translating into MPLTTTTSPRPPDSGRRKLLWHRLIFGLWYRPVEVLDEARDRSVWGAAMFLCLLCGALGTMAKDSFWAQWDVSPALALEAMAIGSGVVLLASVLLGLVTHAIARRLGGNGRPGPTASLFVLVFWTTDLPRLALDSCLPSASIPVRATAAASAVFGCALATLLIRGQHHLPTRKAMAAVSIQMLAAVALLKFPPGSG; encoded by the coding sequence ATGCCCCTGACCACCACGACGTCCCCCCGCCCCCCGGACTCCGGACGGCGCAAGCTGCTCTGGCACCGGCTCATATTCGGGCTCTGGTACCGGCCCGTCGAAGTGCTCGACGAGGCCCGGGACCGGAGCGTCTGGGGCGCCGCCATGTTCCTCTGCCTGCTCTGCGGGGCGCTGGGGACCATGGCCAAGGACTCGTTCTGGGCCCAGTGGGACGTGAGCCCCGCGCTCGCCCTGGAGGCCATGGCCATCGGCTCGGGCGTCGTGCTGCTCGCCAGCGTGCTGCTGGGCCTGGTCACCCACGCCATCGCCCGCCGGCTGGGCGGCAACGGCCGGCCCGGTCCCACGGCGAGCCTGTTCGTCCTCGTCTTCTGGACCACCGACCTCCCCCGGCTGGCCCTGGACTCCTGCCTGCCGAGCGCCTCGATCCCCGTCCGCGCCACCGCCGCGGCCTCCGCCGTCTTCGGCTGCGCCCTGGCCACCCTCCTGATCCGCGGCCAGCACCACCTGCCGACCCGCAAGGCGATGGCGGCGGTGAGCATCCAGATGCTGGCGGCGGTGGCCCTGCTGAAGTTCCCGCCGGGCAGCGGCTGA
- a CDS encoding APC family permease, whose translation MAERAGERADAPDGQGGFVRRVGPFQATAINMSQMCGIGPFVTIPLMVAAFGGPQAVIGFLAGALLALADGLVWAELGASLPGAGGSYVYLRQAFQYRTGRLMPFLFVWTAMLYVPLAMASGVMGFVQYLGYLWPGMTPTQGDLTGLALIVVVVALLWGRVENMARITAVLWCVMIAAVVLVITAAFTHFSPDRAFTYPPHAFELTSNHFWIGFAAGLTIGIYDYGGYWTTAYMGAEIKDPGRTIPRSIIYSILGIMGIYLLLQIGTLGVVDWRDMLDADNVASSSVASAVLERTWGKGAAEAVTVLILITAVASVFTGLLGASRIPYDAAREKVFFRAFGTLHPRHRFPVLGLLSMGAIGCVGFLIGRHTDLATLIQLLTTVMVLVQALGQIAAVTVLRRRQPTLPRPYRMWLYPLPSLVALVGWLVIYGYADRNSPGRHPIEWSLAWFGAGCLAFLLWARVERVWPFGPREISEEYLPGAGGDTGGGADGGAGEGAAPEPDAGAGPVEPTPA comes from the coding sequence ATGGCGGAGAGAGCGGGAGAGCGAGCCGACGCGCCGGACGGTCAGGGCGGATTCGTCCGCCGCGTCGGGCCGTTCCAGGCCACCGCCATCAACATGAGCCAGATGTGCGGGATCGGCCCGTTCGTCACCATCCCGCTGATGGTCGCGGCCTTCGGCGGCCCGCAGGCCGTCATCGGCTTCCTCGCGGGGGCGCTGCTGGCCCTCGCGGACGGCCTGGTGTGGGCCGAACTGGGCGCTTCCCTGCCGGGCGCGGGCGGCAGTTACGTCTACCTCCGGCAGGCGTTCCAGTACCGGACGGGCCGGCTGATGCCCTTCCTGTTCGTCTGGACGGCCATGCTCTACGTGCCGCTGGCCATGGCGAGCGGCGTGATGGGCTTCGTGCAGTACCTGGGGTACCTCTGGCCCGGCATGACCCCGACGCAGGGCGACCTGACGGGTCTCGCGCTCATCGTGGTCGTCGTGGCGCTGCTGTGGGGCCGGGTGGAGAACATGGCCCGGATCACGGCGGTGCTCTGGTGCGTGATGATCGCGGCCGTGGTGCTGGTGATCACCGCCGCGTTCACCCACTTCAGCCCGGACCGGGCGTTCACCTACCCGCCGCACGCCTTCGAGCTGACGAGCAATCACTTCTGGATCGGCTTCGCGGCCGGGCTGACCATCGGCATCTACGACTACGGCGGTTACTGGACGACCGCCTACATGGGCGCCGAGATCAAGGACCCCGGACGCACCATCCCGCGTTCCATCATCTACTCCATCCTCGGCATCATGGGCATCTACCTGCTGCTCCAGATCGGCACCCTGGGCGTCGTGGACTGGCGGGACATGCTCGACGCGGACAACGTCGCCTCGTCCTCCGTGGCCTCCGCCGTGCTGGAGCGCACCTGGGGGAAGGGGGCCGCCGAAGCCGTCACCGTGCTCATCCTGATCACCGCCGTGGCGTCGGTCTTCACCGGCCTCCTGGGCGCCTCCCGGATCCCCTACGACGCGGCCCGGGAGAAGGTGTTCTTCCGTGCGTTCGGCACCCTGCACCCGCGTCACCGCTTCCCCGTCCTCGGCCTGCTGAGCATGGGGGCCATCGGCTGCGTCGGCTTCCTGATCGGCCGTCACACCGACCTGGCGACGCTGATCCAGCTGCTGACCACGGTGATGGTGCTCGTCCAGGCGCTGGGGCAGATCGCGGCCGTGACCGTCCTCCGGCGCCGCCAGCCGACGCTGCCGCGCCCGTACCGGATGTGGCTCTACCCGCTGCCGAGCCTGGTGGCGCTGGTCGGGTGGCTCGTCATCTACGGCTACGCGGACCGCAATTCGCCCGGGCGGCACCCCATCGAGTGGTCGCTGGCCTGGTTCGGCGCGGGCTGTCTGGCCTTCCTGCTGTGGGCGCGGGTGGAGCGGGTGTGGCCGTTCGGGCCGCGGGAGATCAGCGAGGAGTACCTGCCGGGGGCCGGTGGGGACACGGGCGGGGGCGCTGATGGGGGCGCCGGTGAGGGCGCCGCCCCGGAACCGGATGCGGGCGCCGGCCCGGTGGAGCCCACGCCCGCCTGA
- a CDS encoding HoxN/HupN/NixA family nickel/cobalt transporter produces MTLPTDASTGAPADVAAGPSAAFRWRRQDTMRTAGLLAVIAALHVVAFGVLFLLVVPNHYEVGSKVYGVGLGVTAYTLGMRHAFDADHIAAIDNTTRKLMADGKRPVSVGFWFALGHSSVVVVMAALVSGGTHMASTLMDEDSSTHQTLGVVGTSVSGGFLYLIAALNLVALAGILRIFRAMREGRYDETELEKQLDSRGFMNRILGRFTRSISRPGQMYPLGFLFGLGFDTATEVTLMVMAGSGAAAGLPWYAILCLPLLFAAGMSLFDTLDGTFMNFAYQWAFSNPVRKVYYNLTITGLSIAVAFLIGTIELVGVLHEKLDLDDAVTGWIAGLNLDNVGFVIVGLFVVVWAAALAYWRLAKVEQRWAARGATAPAAEG; encoded by the coding sequence ATGACCCTGCCCACCGACGCGTCCACCGGTGCGCCCGCCGATGTGGCCGCCGGGCCGTCCGCCGCCTTCCGCTGGCGCCGCCAGGACACCATGCGGACCGCCGGCCTGCTCGCCGTCATAGCCGCCCTGCACGTCGTCGCCTTCGGCGTGCTCTTCCTGCTCGTCGTCCCCAACCACTACGAAGTGGGCTCCAAGGTGTACGGCGTCGGCCTCGGCGTCACCGCCTACACCCTCGGCATGCGGCACGCCTTCGACGCCGACCACATCGCCGCCATCGACAACACCACCCGCAAGCTGATGGCCGACGGCAAGCGCCCGGTCTCCGTCGGCTTCTGGTTCGCCCTCGGCCACTCCAGCGTCGTGGTCGTCATGGCCGCCCTGGTCTCGGGCGGGACGCACATGGCGAGCACGCTGATGGACGAGGACTCGTCCACCCACCAGACCCTCGGCGTCGTCGGCACCTCCGTCTCCGGCGGCTTCCTCTACCTCATCGCCGCCCTCAACCTCGTCGCCCTCGCCGGCATCCTGCGCATCTTCCGTGCCATGCGCGAGGGCCGCTACGACGAGACGGAGCTGGAGAAGCAGCTCGACTCGCGCGGCTTCATGAACCGGATCCTCGGCCGGTTCACCCGCTCCATCAGCCGCCCCGGCCAGATGTACCCGCTGGGCTTCCTCTTCGGCCTGGGCTTCGACACCGCCACCGAGGTCACCCTGATGGTCATGGCCGGCAGCGGCGCCGCCGCCGGGCTGCCCTGGTACGCGATCCTCTGCCTGCCGCTGCTGTTCGCCGCCGGCATGAGCCTCTTCGACACGCTCGACGGCACGTTCATGAACTTCGCCTACCAGTGGGCGTTCTCCAACCCCGTCCGCAAGGTCTACTACAACCTCACCATCACCGGCCTGTCGATCGCCGTGGCCTTCCTCATCGGCACCATCGAACTGGTCGGCGTGCTGCACGAGAAGCTGGACCTGGACGACGCGGTCACCGGCTGGATCGCCGGGCTCAACCTCGACAACGTCGGCTTCGTCATCGTCGGCCTGTTCGTGGTGGTCTGGGCCGCGGCCCTCGCCTACTGGCGCCTCGCCAAGGTCGAGCAGCGCTGGGCCGCGCGCGGCGCGACGGCCCCGGCGGCCGAGGGCTGA
- a CDS encoding class I SAM-dependent methyltransferase — MEREKITLTGVPETLLSTLYARAVDSRSRHSLLHDRTALDTVRRVDYDFRRTGMTSVNAAGVALRARCLDDWTAEFLARHPRATVLHLACGLDTRAHRVARFPETRWIDVDLPEVVALRNRLLPPADGDHRTLATSVTADGWLEELPADRPVVAVLEGLVPYLRQEDGERLIRRITAHFPGGQLLFDCLNGLGVRAQRLIPLFRRTGATLHWGIDDPRALERLHPGLTCLDVIRGCDLPGVRRIPPLSRAEARLTSLVPGLRDVFRLVRFEFPAGEGR; from the coding sequence ATGGAACGCGAGAAGATCACCCTCACCGGTGTCCCGGAAACCCTCCTCTCCACCCTCTACGCCCGCGCCGTGGACAGCCGCTCCCGCCACTCCCTGCTCCACGACCGCACGGCCCTGGACACCGTCCGGCGCGTCGACTACGACTTCCGCAGGACCGGCATGACGTCCGTGAACGCGGCCGGCGTCGCCCTGCGCGCCCGCTGCCTGGACGACTGGACGGCCGAGTTCCTGGCCCGGCACCCCCGCGCCACCGTGCTCCATCTGGCGTGCGGCCTCGACACCCGGGCGCACCGCGTCGCCCGGTTCCCGGAGACCCGCTGGATCGACGTCGACCTCCCCGAGGTCGTCGCCCTCCGCAACCGCCTCCTCCCGCCCGCCGACGGCGATCACCGCACCCTCGCGACCTCCGTGACCGCCGACGGCTGGCTGGAGGAACTCCCCGCGGACCGGCCCGTGGTGGCCGTCCTCGAAGGACTCGTCCCGTACCTGCGGCAGGAGGACGGCGAGCGCCTGATCCGGCGGATCACCGCCCATTTCCCGGGCGGACAGCTCCTGTTCGACTGCCTCAACGGCCTGGGCGTCCGCGCGCAGCGGCTGATCCCCCTCTTCCGCAGGACCGGCGCGACGCTGCACTGGGGCATCGACGACCCCCGCGCCCTGGAACGCCTGCACCCCGGCCTCACCTGCCTCGATGTCATCCGCGGCTGCGACCTCCCCGGCGTCCGCCGGATCCCGCCGCTGTCCCGCGCGGAGGCCCGCCTGACGAGCCTCGTGCCGGGGCTGCGGGACGTGTTCCGGCTGGTGCGGTTCGAGTTCCCGGCCGGCGAAGGGCGTTGA
- a CDS encoding 5-carboxymethyl-2-hydroxymuconate Delta-isomerase: MPHFAVDYSASLAGAFDPRAFALALHPLTARVLDTAATNCKTRFRRCEEVVVADGLPGQSLVHVEVAVLPGRTDEAKAALSEAVLALVREHTAGAEGVVHASVNVGELSTSYRRHIGAAGA, encoded by the coding sequence ATGCCGCACTTCGCCGTCGACTACTCCGCGTCCCTGGCCGGCGCCTTCGACCCGCGCGCCTTCGCGCTGGCCCTCCACCCGCTGACCGCCCGGGTCCTCGACACGGCCGCGACCAACTGCAAGACGCGGTTCCGCCGCTGCGAGGAGGTCGTGGTGGCGGACGGGCTGCCGGGGCAGTCGCTGGTGCACGTCGAGGTCGCGGTGCTGCCGGGACGCACCGACGAGGCGAAGGCCGCGCTGAGCGAGGCGGTGCTGGCACTGGTGCGGGAGCACACGGCGGGGGCGGAGGGGGTGGTGCACGCGTCGGTGAACGTGGGCGAGCTGAGCACCTCCTACCGCCGGCACATCGGGGCGGCGGGGGCGTAG
- a CDS encoding Fpg/Nei family DNA glycosylase: MPELPEVEALAAFLGERLAGRTVEKVLPVAVSVLKTYDPPLTALEGRPVAGVRRHGKFLDIATDDGRAGPHLVLHLARAGWLRWQDALPAAPPRPGKGPLALRVRLAGGAGFDVTEAGTRKRLAAYCVHDPADVPGVARLGPDPLADAFTPEVFTRLLRDEKRRQVKGFLRDQSVIAGIGNAYSDEILHAARMSPFKPTSGLTDEEAAALYEALRTTLRDAVERSRGQAAAGLKSGKKSGLRVHGRTGEPCPVCGDTIREVSFSDSSLQYCPTCQTGGKPLADRRLSRLLK, encoded by the coding sequence ATGCCCGAACTGCCGGAAGTCGAGGCGCTCGCGGCCTTCCTCGGCGAGCGGCTGGCCGGCCGTACGGTCGAGAAGGTACTGCCGGTCGCGGTGAGCGTGCTCAAGACGTACGACCCGCCGCTCACCGCCCTGGAGGGCCGGCCGGTGGCCGGGGTCCGCCGGCACGGGAAGTTCCTGGACATCGCCACCGATGACGGCCGCGCCGGCCCTCACCTCGTCCTCCACCTCGCCCGGGCCGGCTGGCTGCGCTGGCAGGACGCCCTCCCCGCCGCCCCGCCGCGCCCCGGCAAGGGGCCGCTGGCCCTGCGCGTCCGGCTGGCCGGCGGTGCCGGCTTCGACGTGACCGAGGCCGGCACCCGGAAGCGCCTCGCCGCGTACTGCGTGCACGACCCCGCCGACGTGCCGGGCGTCGCCCGCCTCGGCCCGGACCCGCTGGCCGACGCGTTCACGCCCGAGGTCTTCACCCGGCTGCTGCGCGACGAGAAGCGCCGGCAGGTCAAGGGCTTCCTGCGGGACCAGAGCGTGATCGCCGGCATCGGCAACGCCTACTCCGACGAGATCCTGCACGCGGCCCGGATGTCCCCGTTCAAGCCGACGTCGGGCCTGACGGACGAGGAGGCCGCCGCCCTCTACGAGGCGCTGCGGACGACGCTCCGGGACGCCGTCGAGCGCTCGCGAGGGCAGGCGGCGGCGGGGCTGAAGTCCGGGAAGAAGAGCGGGCTGCGGGTGCACGGGCGGACCGGCGAGCCCTGCCCGGTGTGCGGCGACACCATCCGCGAGGTGTCGTTCAGCGACTCGTCCCTCCAGTACTGCCCCACCTGCCAGACGGGCGGCAAGCCGCTCGCCGACCGGCGGCTGTCCCGGCTGCTGAAGTAG